One Rosa chinensis cultivar Old Blush chromosome 5, RchiOBHm-V2, whole genome shotgun sequence genomic region harbors:
- the LOC112203858 gene encoding uncharacterized protein LOC112203858: MALGKVKELVSSNPVVIFRFSLPLHLLLCVYIYRIVDRFEPIWKFDNKILICCNKLCPHCVCVKQLFVLKLGVQYKAIELDQEMSVYMLQTKLTKHVCGICKKWNQPDSGSWVVEGPCNSVPIPDGAALSAFQYFENVRNFLVAVEELGLPTFEAFDLEQGTKF, from the exons ATGGCGTTGGGCAAGGTGAAGGAGCTCGTCTCGTCCAATCCGGTAGTCATCTTCAGGTTCTCTCtacctcttcatcttcttctgtgtgtctatatatatagaattgtCGATCGTTTTGAACCAATTTGGAAATTTGACAATAAGATTTTGATTTGCTGCAACAAGCTTTGTCCTCACTGTGTTTGCGTGAAGCAGCTCTTCGTTCTAAAATTGGGAGTCCAGTACAAGGCCATTGAATTGGACCAAGAGA TGTCTGTCTATATGCTTCAAACTAAG TTGACAAAACATGTTTGTGGCATATGCAAGAAGTGGAATCAGCCTGACAGTGGAAGTTGG GTTGTTGAAGGCCCTTGTAACTCTGTGCCTATTCCTGACGGGGCAGCTCTATCAGCATTTCAGTACTTCGAAAACGTCAGAAATTTCCTTGTGGCTGTGGAGGAATTGGGGCTTCCAACCTTTGAAGCCTTTGATTTGGAACAG GGAACCAAATTTTGA
- the LOC112168016 gene encoding kinetochore protein NDC80 homolog, whose product MRGSRRPKPSMNPRPPPPSTPLEHFRHRDSDASFASSRPSSIGIGGGPGGSIANVDLYKDRSYQQSALSAINSYLSSHSVQVFLKFPIPPAREITEALKFLVARLDWPSPKLEDDLPVILKSLKCPFKLNKSMIRNPTVNSHQWPNLLAVIHWLFQLVRYNDHLEQNSEAFLDNNPVGQYTLQSYLHYIRGQDDEAEEVDREFVGKFERQRDESEEQLKVLQQHATELEAEVEALRSEPSPKEALEREKSMLEEDVSKFHEMIENLDKNVKKLQKVLEEKEKALEAKREEKKRILQENEELKKRVESQSFNERDVERMKRELQAVERDIGEAELARNVWEEKVWELDNTLSPKVKELEALAMECNQVMRRLKLCNGFQYVLNPKGSTPAEVMGVDYKSTLKPALDSYSQKIKKDSVETLDGLILLQHQSSALSADIEEKRNDISTLQSRLDEVEAQLNSLRKETQDYTHRCEEEARNMMDEVKKEAHDMNIVEREAAEILKTSKLKLQEVTKQTEEETQRCACELVAIIDSVSKYKEHVQSKIEEMNRDVSDTAAMLSDIHKGSLQYQYSFPFDSSQRSESTEASKVYQLQ is encoded by the exons ATGAGAGGCAGTCGGCGACCCAAGCCGTCGATGAACCCACGGCCACCGCCACCATCAACGCCGCTCGAGCACTTCCGCCACCGCGACTCCGACGCAAGCTTCGCAAGCAGCCGCCCCTCCTCGATCGGAATCGGCGGCGGTCCCGGCGGCTCCATCGCAAACGTCGACCTATACAAAGACCGCTCCTACCAGCAATCCGCGCTCTCCGCCATCAATTCCTACCTTTCCTCTCACTCCGTCCAAGTCTTCCTCAAATTCCCGATCCCTCCCGCCAGAGAGATCACCGAAGCCCTGAAATTCCTCGTCGCCCGGCTCGATTGGCCGTCGCCGAAGCTCGAAGACGACCTTCCGGTGATTCTGAAATCCCTGAAATGCCCTTTCAAGCTCAACAAGTCCATGATTCGAAACCCTACGGTGAATTCGCACCAGTGGCCGAATCTGCTCGCTGTGATTCACTGGCTGTTCCAGCTTGTTCGTTATAACGATCACCTGGAGCAGAATTCGGAGGCGTTTCTGGACAACAACCCTGTGGGTCAGTACACGTTGCAGAGCTACTTGCATTATATAAGGGGCCAAGATGATGAAGCTGAGGAGGTGGATCGTGAGTTTGTGGGGAAGTTCGAGAGGCAGAGGGACGAATCGGAGGAGCAATTGAAGGTTCTGCAGCAGCATGCGACGGAGCTGGAGGCGGAAGTGGAGGCCTTGAGGTCGGAGCCGTCGCCTAAGGAGGCATTGGAGAGGGAGAAGAGTATGCTGGAAGAGGATGTGAGCAAGTTCCATGAGATGATTGAGAATCTCGACAAGAATGTGAAGAAACTGCAGAAAGTTttggaggagaaagagaaggcATTGGAGGCCAagagggaagagaagaagaggatttTACAGGAGAATGAGGAGCTGAAGAAGAGAGTCGAATCGCAGAGTTTTAATGAGAGGGATGTGGAGAGAATGAAGAGGGAATTGCAGGCTGTGGAGAGGGACATTGGGGAAGCCGAGCTGGCTAGGAATGTGTGGGAGGAGAAGGTTTGGGAATTGGATAACACGCTCAGCCCAAAGGTTAAGGAGTTGGAGGCTTTGGCAATGGAGTGCAACCAAGTCATGAGGAG GTTGAAACTTTGTAATGGCTTTCAGTATGTATTGAATCCTAAGGGATCAACACCTGCTGAGGTGATGGGAGTTGACTATAAATCAACTTTAAAGCCTGCACTTGACTCATACtctcaaaaaataaagaagGATTCTGTGGAAACACTGGATGGGTTGATTTTGCTTCAGCATCAGTCGAGTGCACTTTCTGCTGATATtgaggaaaaaagaaatgatATATCAACACTTCAGTCGCGTCTTGATGAA GTGGAAGCTCAATTGAATTCATTAAGGAAAGAGACACAGGACTATACTCATAGATGTGAAGAAGAAGCTAGAAATATGATGGATGAAGTTAAAAAGGAGGCTCATGACATGAATATTGTGGAAAGAGAAGCAGCTGAGATTCTGAAG ACTTCCAAATTGAAATTGCAGGAAGTAACTAAACAAACTGAAGAAGAGACTCAGAGGTGTGCTTGCGAACTCGTTGCCATAATTGACTCGGTCTCAAAATACAAAGAACATGTGCAGTCAAAGATTGAAGAAATGAATAGAGATGTCTCCGATACTGCAGCTATGTTATCAGATATTCACAAAGGTTCGTTGCAATACCAGTACAGTTTTCCGTTTGATTCAAGCCAACGCTCTGAATCAACTGAAGCCAGCAAGGTCTATCAGCTTCAGTAG
- the LOC112202850 gene encoding anthocyanidin 5,3-O-glucosyltransferase: MKQSIVLYPASPGSHYLGSTVELGKIISQRHPNFSITVLVDTSSPRALANSSYINHLLSSDQTSISFFTLPSLNLPHPDAQPKLEYFLTVPNVVQALKTISLTSKVLAFITSAVQQYPNDPEIPTYYYFPSCASVLALCLYLPTFHDQTPESFKDLNDDVVEFPGLPALRGSQMPDPILDRNEAGYDHYLHMASCLPKAKGIIINTIQELEPRAIKAIKEGICVPNHRTPPLYHIGPFISDRDSENRSIQGGSPMPTNCSTLLWLDEQPSRSVVYLCFGSRGTFSEEQFKELALGLERSKLRFLWVVRSQLDLEVLLPEGFLERTKDRGLVVTSWAPQVAILSHESVGGFVTHCGWNSITEAVTYGVPMVSWPLYSEQEVNSVVLVEEMKLAIPIFEVLSKSKQGLVSADEVEKKVLRLMDMESEEGKSLRERCQAVKAMGLAAWRNGGSSFTSFSELVSSWMH; encoded by the coding sequence ATGAAACAAAGCATAGTGTTATATCCAGCATCACCTGGATCGCACTACTTGGGTTCCACAGTCGAACTAGGAAAGATCATCTCCCAACGCCACCCCAACTTCTCCATCACAGTCTTGGTCGACACATCTTCCCCTCGAGCTCTAGCCAATTCCTCATACATCAACCATCTTCTCTCTTCTgatcaaacctccatctccttcttcaCTCTCCCCTCCCTCAATCTCCCCCACCCCGACGCCCAACCCAAACTCGAATACTTCTTAACTGTCCCCAATGTCGTCCAAGCCCTCAAGACAATCTCTCTCACTTCCAAAGTCCTCGCCTTCATCACGTCAGCAGTGCAACAGTACCCTAACGACCCGGAAATCCCAACTTACTATTACTTCCCCTCTTGCGCCTCTGTTCTTGCTCTGTGTCTGTACCTCCCCACTTTCCATGATCAAACGCCGGAGAGCTTCAAGGACCTAAACGACGACGTTGTGGAGTTTCCGGGATTGCCAGCGCTCCGAGGCTCGCAAATGCCGGATCCTATTCTCGACCGCAACGAGGCTGGATATGATCACTATCTCCATATGGCTTCCTGTCTTCCAAAAGCAAAGGGAATTATAATAAACACCATCCAAGAACTTGAGCCTCGAGCAATCAAGGCCATAAAGGAAGGTATTTGTGTTCCTAATCATCGAACTCCGCCGTTATATCACATCGGACCGTTCATTTCCGATCGCGACTCTGAAAATAGGTCGATCCAAGGCGGTTCGCCTATGCCAACTAACTGTTCCACGTTGTTATGGCTGGATGAGCAGCCGAGCCGGAGTGTGGTGTACCTGTGCTTTGGAAGCAGAGGTACGTTTTCTGAAGAGCAGTTTAAGGAATTGGCTTTAGGCTTGGAGAGAAGCAAGTTGAGATTTTTGTGGGTTGTGAGGAGTCAGCTGGATTTGGAGGTACTGCTACCAGAAGGGTTCTTGGAGAGGACCAAAGATAGAGGTCTTGTAGTCACGTCTTGGGCGCCACAGGTTGCTATTCTAAGCCATGAATCTGTGGGTGGGTTTGTGACTCACTGTGGCTGGAACTCGATCACTGAAGCAGTGACTTATGGAGTGCCTATGGTGTCTTGGCCTTTGTATTCCGAGCAGGAAGTGAACAGTGTGGTGTTGGTGGAGGAAATGAAGCTGGCAATACCGATATTTGAGGTGCTGTCCAAGTCAAAACAAGGGTTGGTGAGTGCAGATGAGGTTGAGAAGAAGGTGTTGCGGTTGATGGACATGGAGTCGGAAGAAGGGAAAAGTCTTAGAGAAAGGTGTCAAGCTGTCAAGGCAATGGGTTTGGCTGCTTGGAGAAATGGTGGCTCATCCTTCACTTCTTTTTCAGAGCTGGTAAGTTCTTGGATgcactaa